Proteins from a single region of Anticarsia gemmatalis isolate Benzon Research Colony breed Stoneville strain chromosome 30, ilAntGemm2 primary, whole genome shotgun sequence:
- the LOC142985482 gene encoding uncharacterized protein LOC142985482: MSVPALRQPKTINKVENKKPTPSQKPCVVPDTKDFLIITLKGGRKLVVSSDAYHGILTAGELYKCVFCEKEMVLDLLCKERHKTSQNHRKILENHPHVEDYKENLIRKLTSASHYCTICNVVVSSQYLFKHLETESHIKELQQACLRAESYKPNALQAEAFPPLPKK; encoded by the exons ATGTCCGTCCCAGCGTTGCGGCAgcctaaaacaataaataaagtggAAAACAAGAAGCCGACGCCAAGTCAAAAGCCATGTGTGGTCCCGGACACTAAAGATTTTCTAATCATAACTTTGAAAGGTGGTAGAAAGCTTGTAGTGTCTTCAGACGCTTACCACGGCATACTGACCGCTGGAGAACTATACAAATGTGTGTTTTGTGAAAAGGAAATGGTACTAGACCTGTTGTGTAAAGAGAGACATAAGACTTCGCAGAATCATCGTAAGATTTTGGAAAATCACCCGCATGTTGAGGATTATAAGGAGAATCTTATTAGAAAG cTAACCAGTGCATCTCACTACTGCACAATATGCAATGTGGTTGTTTCATCACAGTATCTATTCAAGCATTTGGAAACTGAATCTCATATTAAAGAATTACAGCAAGCCTGCTTAAGAGCTGAGTCTTACAAACCTAATGCTTTACAGGCTGAAGCATTCCCACCTTTgcctaaaaaataa
- the LOC142985481 gene encoding uncharacterized protein LOC142985481 produces MYYLILQYFFMIFICSERISGLQTRRSNTFDIDSFINQLLASQKFDQLAELVADKAVQKIRKFEAKIGENEPLERANDKQETQHKYNDVNGAHEKDSNENTAFYMALKNIDDGADHSSSLKLNFNNLLRLVQERSEANRQESREREQENEEHTQNRDKMSEEDPNIIRKLNNDIKVLDQGKSGKVIRSEIEPKPVYRAMSEENENSQETDSKTDVDVWADAHKRLAQEFGDEKNIVTIKTIDSKEIKGRELTTIAAVRQEGNKLYKYISAPEYAEYHQERIKEAQDVNINQYAVV; encoded by the exons atgtattatttgattCTACAATACTTTT tcatGATTTTTATATGCAGTGAAAGAATATCGGGCTTACAAACTCGAAGATCTAATACTTTCGACATAGACAGCTTTATAAACCAACTGCTCGCGTCGCAGAAATTCGATCAACTAGCCGAATTAGTAGCAGATAAAGCCGTACAAAAGATAAGAAAATTCGAAGCCAAAATTGGAGAGAATGAACCTTTGGAAAGAGCAAACGACAAGCAAGAAACACAACACAAATACAACGATGTAAATGGCGCTCATGAAAAGGACTCCAATGAAAACACGGCCTTTTATATGGCTCTTAAAAATATAGATGACGGGGCTGATCATTCGagcagtttaaaattaaatttcaataatttgttaAGACTTGTTCAGGAAAGAAGTGAGGCCAATAGACAAGAATCGCGCGAAAGGGAACAGGAGAACGAAGAGCACACGCAAAATCGTGATAAAATGTCGGAAGAAGATCcgaatattattagaaaattaaataatgatattaaagtTTTAGATCAGGGAAAGTCTGGGAAGGTAATTCGTTCGGAAATTGAACCGAAGCCTGTTTATCGAGCTATGTCGgaagaaaatgaaaatagtCAGGAAACGGATTCCAAAACGGACGTAGACGTTTGGGCAGACGCTCATAAAAGATTAGCACAAGAATTTGGCGATGAAAAAAACATTGTGACTATTAAAACTATTGATTCTAAAGAAATTAAAGGTCGAGAACTAACAACGATAGCAGCTGTACGTCAAGAGGGTAATAagctttacaaatatatttcggCGCCGGAATACGCGGAATATCATCAAGAACGTATAAAGGAAGCGCAGGATgttaatataaatcaatatgcTGTAGTTTAA